Below is a window of Epinephelus fuscoguttatus linkage group LG12, E.fuscoguttatus.final_Chr_v1 DNA.
CTCCGACATCAAtcttattattatgattatcatatttttagtTTGACACAAGGTGCAGATTATTTTTGAATTGTCCACTGAGCCGTCTGGGagtttttcaaagtgaaagGAGACATTCAGGACTACAAGTAAAGGTGCATCAAAGGGATAAAATAGTTGCACACAACTTTAATCACATCTTGATCAACAGGTTAATACTGACAGCCCtaatttatatgtatatacatataaatattgtACATGTCTTCATATAGTTTTCAACATTAATGGAAAACCAGACTTTAGGTGACGACATCCTGCTCCTGGAGGGGTTAAACGTCTCCCCACAGTCCACTGTCCCtgccttcatcctcctcctcctcatctacATCTTTGCTATGGTGTCAAACATCAGTTTGGTTTCACTGATCTTTCTGAGCAGGAATCTCCACAAGCCCGTGTATCTGTTCTACCTCAACATGAGTGTTAATGACATCTTTGGGGCCTCGGCTGTCACACCTCACGTCCTCAGACATGTTTTCACGCCACACTCAGAGCGCTATATTCATTATATTGACTGTGTGGTTCAGGCCTTCTGCGTTACCCTTTATGCGAACATCAATCACACTGCGCTCATGATCATGGCCTTCGATCGCTACGTAGCCATCTGCAACCCACTGCGATATGCCACCATCATGACCAACAGGATGGTGGTGATGCTGTCGGTGGCGGCCTGGGGGGCAACCTTCATTGCCGTAGCGATCCTCCTGGGCCTCACCGTCCGCCTGTCGCACTGTAAGCAGTTTATACCCAACCCCTTCTGTGACAACGCCTCCTTGTTCATGCTGTCCTGTGAGAGCGTCCTCATCAACAACATCTACGGCCTCCTCTACACCGTGGTCATTGTGGGCTCCTCCCTCATCAGCGTCGCTCTCACCTACCTGAGGATTGCCGCCGTGTGTCTGCGCAGTAATAACAAGGCGCTGAACAGCAAAGCGCTGCAGACCTGCTCCACCCACCTGGCTGTGTATGTCTTCCTGCTGGTGTCGAGCTTCGTTGTCGTCATCCTTCACCGCTTCCCTCAGCTGGCAGACCAGAGGAAAGTAGTGGCTGTCCTGGCATATGTCATCGTGCCGGCTCTGAACGCTGCTATCTACGGGCTGCAGATCAAAGTGGTCCAACAGAGGTTCATGACTCTGCTCCGTAACAATAAAGTGTCTCTAATGGATGTAAATTAAAACAACGTGATCACATGACTGAgtgaaacagatgttttttgtttttgcacaggaTACTTGTAGAATCTAATGATGGCCGAGTGGATCATGTTGAAATGACTCCTGTTGCAGCAGGACAGACTGTTCAACACAACCTGTAAACACTTACATGTtgtatacataaatataaacattaaatatctgCTTCAGTGGAAAGAATCAGTGACATAATTTCTGCAGAGGTCATGTTCAAATGATACCTGAATGACAACCAATTGTCACATGTGTCTGCAAACCACCAATACATTACATGAGTATGTTATTAATTAGAGGATACGtggaaactttatgtttctacaatgctgtggttaacatgttgTAAGTTCAGCAACAAAGaccatttggttatggttaggaaaagatcatgtgtTGGTTTGCAATACCTGGGTTTGGGGGCACCATTCACTGGAAAATCagcgacaggttgctacaaaacaaccacatttggtgcctgaaaagctgctggaaacaacaGTGGGTTGCTACGAAACAATCATAACTGGtgcttaaaaagctgctggaaaaacagtgacaggttgctacgaAACAAACATGCCCACGTTTGATGCCTGAAAAGTTGctgaaaaaacagtgacaggttgctacaaaacattcacatttggtgcctaataagctgctgaaaaaacagtgacaggttgctacaaaacaaacacacccacgtTTGATGCCTAATAagctgctgagaaaaaaaagtgacaggttgctacaaaacattcacatttggtgcctaataAGCTGCtgcaaacagtgacaggttgctacaaaacattgACGTTTGATGCCTAATaagctgctgaaaaaacagtgacaggttgctacaaaacattaACACTTGGTACCTAATAAGCTGCTGCAAATACTGACAGATTGCTACAAGATGAAACACACATGACCATGTTTGATGGCTAAAAAGTTGctgaaaaaacagtgacaggttgctacaaaacattcatgtttggtgcctaataAGCTGCTGCagacagtgacaggttgctacgaAAGACACGCGTCCATGTTTGATGCCTGAAAAGTTGctgaaaaaacagtgacaggttgctatgaaacattcacatttggtgcctaataAGCTGCtgcaaacagtgacaggttggtACAAAACAAACACGCCCACGTTTGATGCCTAAAAAGTTGctgtaaaaacagtgacaggttgctacaaaacattaacacttggtgcctaaaaagctgctgcaaaCAGTCACAGGTTGCTACGAAAgacacatgtccacgtttgatGCCAAAAAAGTTGCTGACAAaccagtgacaggttgctacattACAAACACGCCCACGTTTGATGCCTAAGAAGTTGCTGGAAACAGTGATGACTTGGTAACAAACATctggttttgctgtttgttggtgttgaacagtAGTCGGGtttccatccatctatttttatttgcattttcaacatttgcaaaaaaaaaaaaaaaaacaacttgaatGGAAACGCCAGATATTTGAAAAAAAGGCCGAAATATCGCAGTAAAGTTTTTGCGCTTGGAGGGAGTGGAAAAGTCAGTGTATCGATATTAGGAAAATGTgacttttggcaatggaaacagatttagcaAATAAACAATGACGTAGGCTACCGGatcctacttctacttcacacacacacctgtgtgaacttagagagaggtaattactcccgtgtcaggtgag
It encodes the following:
- the LOC125897861 gene encoding olfactory receptor 5B17-like; amino-acid sequence: MENQTLGDDILLLEGLNVSPQSTVPAFILLLLIYIFAMVSNISLVSLIFLSRNLHKPVYLFYLNMSVNDIFGASAVTPHVLRHVFTPHSERYIHYIDCVVQAFCVTLYANINHTALMIMAFDRYVAICNPLRYATIMTNRMVVMLSVAAWGATFIAVAILLGLTVRLSHCKQFIPNPFCDNASLFMLSCESVLINNIYGLLYTVVIVGSSLISVALTYLRIAAVCLRSNNKALNSKALQTCSTHLAVYVFLLVSSFVVVILHRFPQLADQRKVVAVLAYVIVPALNAAIYGLQIKVVQQRFMTLLRNNKVSLMDVN